One Citrus sinensis cultivar Valencia sweet orange chromosome 5, DVS_A1.0, whole genome shotgun sequence genomic window, CTCTATAAACTTCCCAGTTTTGTGTCTATGAATGAAGTTCAATTCACTCAAACTTACTTCTTTGCCTTCACTGTTGATGTCCATGATCTGCCCTGCAGCAATTCCTTCTGACCCAACAGCTGAGTTTATCTCAACCATGGCCCGAAGCAGGCGGTCGGGCGAAACGTTTTTGGCCTTGATTATGGCAATGTGCTGCATGGCAAGGCAGTGCAGAGCTTGACAAGCAAGAATTGCCGTTGCTTCGCCGAAAACCTTGTGGTTTGAGGGCTTGCCTCGTCGAAGATCATCGTTGTCAAGGCATGGCAGGTCATCTTGAATTACAGCCATTGTGACGAGCAACTCTATAGCACAAGCCATTGACATCGCCACTGACTGACTTCCTCCGATCATCTCACATGAAGCAATACATAAAGTTGACATTAAACGTTTACCACCAGGTAGAGAGTATCGCATTGCTTCATGAAGAATAGCAGGATGTGGAAGTGGAACTGCCTCATCTAAAGCCTCGTTGATTTGCTTTGCTTTCAAGGCCTTGTATTCGTTAACTTGGAAAAACTTGGGCAAAGTGTCGTTTCGTTGTGAATTAATAATCTTCAGTTTTTTGGGTTGCCCTCTCAGCAGTACTGATTTGGCAACGTGCGAATTAGGAACATATGGCATCACTGAGTGGTGTTTGAGGGCATTAATGGAGTTCCAAAATAGATCTGATGAGGTCATGGATACGGGTCTTTTTGGAAGGATTAAAAGACTGTTTTTGCTTCTTGTGTGAATTGTTTATTTCCCAAAGGAAGGTTGTGAATGCACGCCCACAAGCACAAGTATGCAATATTGTCTCTCAAATAAACCTATTTGTAGATGAATATATTCATTAAGCTTTCAATAGTTACTAATTTGCCGTTATTAAGTGCCGGTAATTGCACGCATCATTATTCTATATATTCTTGTTCATCAAGATTAGAAATATAATAGTAACTAATATTTTAGTAAGTTTCAAAGACTTGACCAAATGATTTTCGAGAACATCGTCACTCATGAAACTTTtcgaaaaaattaaaaaataataataattttagaaaataactaTGCACAGTTAGGCCCAACAAAAACTTCGGAGAAATGGTGATGGATTTTTTCCACCTCACAATTCATGTTGAGCACCCAATTTGTGGAAAATCGTTACCAGAAGTTTACATtgtttacccaaaaaaaaaaatccaaataaagTAGAAGTCTATagaataaattcaattaaatatatcttaatttttctatgACCATTCTTTGTTATATTTGATCACTAACGTTGCTTTAGAACGAGTTTAATTTTGACTATTTCAACCTTATAAGTTAAAAGTATCAAAATAcctagaaattttattttggttcaacatttttttaaattttaaacaaaagtcATTGTTTTCTGAATGATGTATTGGGACTATTTTATTagtatgattataatttttattaaataacaaaatatttataacatgATTTTCATGAAATTAAAATCAGGCGATTAAAAGC contains:
- the LOC112497606 gene encoding geranylgeranyl pyrophosphate synthase, chloroplastic-like, with amino-acid sequence MTSSDLFWNSINALKHHSVMPYVPNSHVAKSVLLRGQPKKLKIINSQRNDTLPKFFQVNEYKALKAKQINEALDEAVPLPHPAILHEAMRYSLPGGKRLMSTLCIASCEMIGGSQSVAMSMACAIELLVTMAVIQDDLPCLDNDDLRRGKPSNHKVFGEATAILACQALHCLAMQHIAIIKAKNVSPDRLLRAMVEINSAVGSEGIAAGQIMDINSEGKEVSLSELNFIHRHKTGKFIEASIVSGVIIGGGNEEEIERMRNFGKYVGMAYQLWNDIVDVIGSPEMREKTGRDMMRDKATYPKLVGIDGSKKHAKELIAEAKQELAYFDPTRAAPLDHLVNFIVSFGNNN